The ANME-2 cluster archaeon genomic sequence GTGATCAGCCATATCGAAGCGCTTACCCGGCGCATACCTGTGAGGATAGATGTGAGAAGGACAGGGGTCAGGACATAAACTATACATGTGAAGGGGGGATGGAAAATACTATATGCAGGCGGCGGCCTGGGGTATTATTGGGTGCGGCAGGGACTGCGCCATTGATGTTAAAATATATTTTTATTGTGATAAGTTTCTGAAAAACTGATTGTTATCCAATCTTCCATTGAGATCACCAAAAACCTCCTGCAGTCACCGGTATACCCCGAACAAATGTCCAAGGCCTACGTATGGCGATTTTTCCGTATTTACCTACTGTTATGCTCATATGATTTATATAACGAGATTTATTTCTCCACTACAATCCAACCAGTTCCCACAGAGCTACAGTACCAATTTGAAGCCCTGAGATAATCACCACAGCATCCTTTAAATATGGAAACTCCTTCCTGAGCACCCTGTTACTTCTACCTCTGATCATCTTTGATATATAACTTACGGAATATTTTCACCAGCATTTCACAACTATATACACATGACTCAGATTAACCGCCCTACCAACTACCTAGCAACCACAGTCCCCCCTCTCCCCTCCAGCGCTTCCACCACACCCTCGGGCCTGCACACAACCGCCCGCGCCCCGCCCTGCTCCACGAACTCCACAGCCGCCAGAGTCTAAGGACCCATGCTCCCGGGCGGGAACTGCCCTTCTGCAAGGTAGCGGCGGGCTTCTTATACAATTAACTTACTAAGTTCTATTTGGCAACGGTTGCTACTGCTAAAATCATGTTATCCGATGTGCGCGCTAATCTTTTTTCTTTGCAAATCGCCATATTTTTCTTCAAGTTCACAGAGAAACGCTTCACGGTTGGATAAATACTTTCCACCCAACTCTTTACGAACTTTTCGCTGAAATTCTACTGCATCAAATTTCTTTTTCATGGATGACCCCCCTTGGGCTTATGTAGTGCGTTCCAGACACTTGGTCGCCCATGACTTCACCTGCTTGAAGTTGGTCGATCACTGGCTGGACGTCAGAGCGAATATGTCGATATTTTTAAAAAAGCGCCCGTAGATTACGTTTATATTCTCGAGTGAACTCAACTTGCACTGGTTCGGGTGACTCATTCGGCATCAATGCCATCCCATAATTCAGACACCGGTCGTGTGTCACCTGCTTTCGCTTCTTTCCAACCCTGGTGGAAGCTGACTTCTGCTGGCTTTAACACTACACTCTCACGAAATAACCGCACAATCTCAAGTAGATTCGGTAGATATTCCTGTGCTATCTCTTTAATTTCATTAATTAGCTTTTTTTCATAGAGAGAAAATTCGATGGACATGATTACTTCTTCTTAGATTTCAAATTCTTCAATAGTTTTGCTTATGCTCCAAACTTCTATAATTTTATCAGTATTGATTTTATCAAAATGCTTGTCATTAGTGATTAAAATCGCACCATCTTGAAGGCAGGTTGCAGCGTGATAGATATCTATTAACTCATCTTCTGGAAAATACGGTTTGCAGATATGCAAAAACTTTTCATCTACATCTACGACCTTCATTTTGTCTATTAATTTATGAATAATTACTTTTCCACTGTCAGACTCAAAGACTTTTGCATACTTTTCCATTTCCATAATCAAGAATTCATTACCAATGAGTATAACATTTGTATCATTAATCAGTTCTAAAAGTAATCTCAGTGATTTTGTTTCCTTTTTGGTATTCTTAACGGCTGCGATAAATAGATTTGTATCAACCAAAAACTGACGGATGTTTTTTCTTGATTTTCTTTTTGATATCACTTTGCACCTTATCTACTATGGTATCAATGTCTATATTTTTAAAGTCTTTCTCAAGCTGTTTCGCCAATTCTTCAATGTTTATTTTTTTGATAATTAAAAGGTCATTTTCAACATCTGCTATGAGTAACTTGGAGCCTTTGTTTAGCTTCATTTTCTTACGTATTGCGCTTGGAATTACAATCCTGCCAGCTTTGTCTATGTTCACAATTTCCATAATATACCATTATGGTATTATGGCATAAAGTATTTAGGGAATATTTCATCAATGCATTCATAATGTTGATGGCTACTCCCCCCAAAACGATTGTTCGGGTCAGGCTATGTTATCATTCCCCGGATGGCCAGGGCTGGCTTGTGGTTGAATCTGGTTACTGTTGTGATTCTGTCGCTGTTTGTATTTTTGGTATTTTGAGCCTGAACGGTTGAAAAATTGTCGGTGAAAAATCAGTAGTGGAGGAAATACATTAGATTAAATCAGATGGAGCCATTCGTTGGACTTCTTCGATAATATCAAAATGTCTATCCACACTTACGATTGTCTCAAGCCCGTTTTGTACCATTGTGGCAGCATGGATGATATCCCTTGATAACACACCTTTAGCCCGGTATTGTTGGTAAAAGTACAGCGATATCTCAATCTCCTTTTTGGTAACAGGCAGCACGTTGAGTCCCAGGTCCATCATGCTCCATGCCAGGTCTGCTCCCTTGTCTGGAAGATTGATGTGGTGATACCTGTATATAATTTCCTGAAACACTTCTGTATCAATGGCTGCCTTCAATTCTCCTGACTGGATACTAGATAGGATGTCAACACAGGGCTCTTTGAATTCATGGTGTTTGCCAGCGGCATACATGAAGATATTTGTGTCAATGAAATATTCATCCACTGACAGCACCTGATTCTATCTCTTGTTCCATGGTCTCCCAATCGTCTACCGGGAGGTTCATCTTAGAGATTTTCTTTACAGCATCAGGAGTTTTGGTATGCATTGGGCGTATGATGAGTTCGTCGTTCCTGTCTATTATGTATACTGCTGTGGATTCGTTCAGGCAGAGAGCTTCCCTCATTTTGGCAGGGATTGAAATTCTCCCAAATCATCTATTTTGGCAATTTTATGCATAATGGCATATTGGGCGTTATTAGGTTTAATGTTTTTGAGTGTTGTAGGTGGGTTGAAGATGGGGTTTTCGTCAACGACCTGGATTTCGCTACGCTCAAATCCGGGACATTGAGAGGATGCTCAAGAATAAAAAAAAATTGACTATTCAGTTAGCATAGTTATAAATAATTATAAAAAGTATTTGACCTATAATTTATAACAGTTAAAGGTAAATATAGTAAGCTGATTCAAAACAAAGTGAAGCAATCTCTTAAAGCAGCAGACGGGGCGGATTGTAGTTGAGTGATACCTGATGTTCACTAATATGCAGGAACGATGATAGTTATGAAAGTTGTAAAGTTAAATTTGACAAACTTCCGGGATGCTCAAGCTCTTTCCCTAGAGTTAAATCCGAAACTTAACGTTTTTGTTGGCGTGAACGGCTCTGGAAAGTCAACTGTTCTGGATGCTATTGCTATCATGCTCTCATGGCCGGCTAGTAGAATTATTCGTCCAGGTGCATCTGGCAGACCAATTACTGAAAATGATATTACTAATGGTAAATCTTCTTCATCCATTAAGTTATCCAGTGAAATCGATAGCAAAACGATAGAGTGGAAATTAGCGAAAAACCGAAAAGGGCATGCAGCTTCAGAAGACAAAAGCAACCTACATGACCTAAAGGATTATGTCACAGCAATTCAAAAGCAGATTTCTGAAACTTCGGAAAAAGTTAATATTCCGTTGTTTGTCTATTACCCTGTGAATCGTGCTGTGTTGGATATTCCATTACGGATACGTGGACAACATAGCTTTGACCTGCTTACAGCTTATGACAATGCGTTGACCACCGGTGCAAATTTCAGAACTTTTTTTGAGTGGTTCAGAGTAAGGGAAGACCTTGAAAACGAAATGTATAGGGAATTTCAGGATTTTGAGACTTTTTTTGAGCGAATCAAGAAAATAAATGACTTTGAAAGAGGATATAGTCGAGAATATCCGAATGTGCCTATCAAACCAACTGATTCTCAGTTCCTTGACCCACAGTTGGAAGCGGTTCGGAATGCATTATCGAAAATTTTACCCGATTTCTCTAATATCACCGTTCGAAGAAGTCCTCTGCGAATGGAGGTTGAGAAAAATGGCAAACGTTTAACAGTGAATCAACTTTCTGGTGGAGAACTGAATTTAATAGCAATGATTGGGGATCTGGCAAGACGAATGGCAATTGCAAACCCTGATTCCACTAAACCGCTGGAAGGTTCAGGCATTGTTCTCATTGATGAAATCGACCTGCACCTGCATCCGAAATGGCAACGGATGATTGTACCTAAGTTGTTGGATGTTTTTCCTAATTGCCAATTTATAATATCCACCCATTCGCCGCATGTCATCACCCATGTGCAGCCAGAGTGTCTATTCCTTCTCAAACAAACGGATTTAGGCATTGTGGTGGATAAGCCAAACGAGTCATATGGTAAAAACGTGGATCGGGTACTTGAAGATCTTATGGGTCTGAAAACAACACGGCCTGAAGAAGTCGCTTCTGAACTGGACAGTATTTTTAAAACTATCGACACAGGAAATAAGGAAGATGCACAAAAAAAGATTGCTAAGTTGAAGCTAAAAATTGGAGCTGATCCTGAATTGGTGAAAGCAGAAGTCCTAATGAAACGCAGAGAGCTGATCGGCAAATGAAGCATATTGTTAAAGTTCAGGATACCCCCCTTTTTGATGAATGGAAGGCACTTGACGATTATGAATGGAAGAAAACCTATGATGACTTGGTAAATCCAGAAAAGAAAGAAGTAAAAGATTCTCTCATGAAGGAACAAGGATATATTTGTTGCTACTGCGAACGTCGTTTGACCAATGATGATTCCCATATTGAGCATTTCAATCCTCAAAGCAACAACTCTGTCGATACTTTAAATTACACCAATATGTTGTGTTCCTGCCAAGATCAATTGAAAAAGGGAGAACCTCGACATTGTGGGATTTCAAAAGGCACTTGGTTTGATAAAGACCTTCTTATTTCGCCGTTAGATTCGAATTCTGAGGGACGCTTTGCCTATACTGCAGATGGCAAAATCCAACCTGCCGATGAATTCGATGCTGCAGCAACAAAGACAATTGAAAAACTGAAGTTAGATATTGGATTATTGAACGACTTTCGCAATAAAGCAATTGAGCCATTTTTGGATAATGACTTGGATGATGGGGAAGTTTCTCGATTTGTGAATGGTTACCTCAAAAAAAACTCGGGTGAAATGTTTGGAGAATTCTGGACAACCATCAATTACATATTTGTGCAAAATGTCAAATAGAAGGAACATTACGCTGACAAGAGAGCCATTTATTTTTTATTCCGATATTTCAATTTATGATTTATTACCTTTCAACCTTAATTTGACTGAAAATTGTTGGAAATATTTTATTTTTTAACCGAGTATAAGTCCCTCAATCTTGTAGTCACTAGTATACCCTGGACAAATATCACAGGCCTGTATATAGCGTTTTTTTAGGATTATCATCTTTTATGCTCCTCTATTGTACGATGAGATTTACCCCTCAACCACAGTCCCCCCTCTCCCCTCCAGCGCTTCCACCACACCCTCAGACCTGCACACAACCGCCCGCTCCCCGCCCTGCTCCACAAACTCCACAGCCGCCTGAATCTTAGGACCCATACTCCCGGGCGGGAACTGCCCTTCTGCAAGGTAGACCCGTGCCTCCTCCACAGTCAACCTGTCCAGTTCCACCTGGCCTGGTGTATTATAGTTCAGCGAAACCTTATCCACAGTCGTCAGGAACATCACCACATCCGCCCCGATCACTGCTGCCAGCAAACTGGAAGCCAGGTCCTTATCGATCACAGCATCCACACCCTTCAGGTCACCATCCTCCTCAACCACAGGTATGCCCCCGCCCCCGCAGGCAACCACAATAACGCCGTCCGCCACCAGTTCCCTGATCACTTCCGCTTCAACAATATCCACAGGCACAGGCGAGGCCACCACACGCCGCCAGCCACGCCCGCTGTCCTCCACCACAATGTGACCGCACCGCTCAAACTCATCAGCCTCCACCCTGCTGTAAAAAGGCCCGACAGGCTTGGTGGGATGTTCAAACGCAGGGTCATCCGGGTCCACCAGCACCTGCGTCACAACCGGCGCCACCCTGATATCAAGATGATGGTCCTTCAACTGGTTAATCAGGCTCTGCGCTATCATATATCCCATGCTCCCCTGGGACTGGGCCACATCCACATTCAGAGGCATATACGGCGCCTTACCCCTGGCTGCCTCCACCTGTACCATAATAAAACCCACCTGGGGCCCGTTCCCGTGGGTCAGCACCACCCTGTGGCCCGCACGCACCAGGTGGGCTATATGTCCCATGGATTCAAAAGTATTATCGAACTGCTCCTGAATTGTACCTTTCTGCCCGGGCCTGATAATGGCATTACCGCCAAGTGCAGCCACAATAAGACTCAAGCACCCACCCTGAGGAATTCATCTATTACGGTTTCCAGGGTAATCTCCCCGATCTCCTTTATCTCATATCGCACCCTGGTAGCCGGTTTATTGATGCTGATCTCCCGTGTCAGGTCGATGGGAGTGCCTATGACCACAGCATCGCAATCCACCCGGTTGATAGTTTCCTCCAGGTCCCTGACCTGCTGGGGGCTGTAACCCATAGCAGGCAGCAGCGCCCCAGTATCAGGATATTTATTGAAGGTCTCTGTGATGGAACCCACAGTATACGGTCGTGGGTCAACGATCTCCCTTGCCCCTGCCTTGTTGGCCCCGATGGTGCCTGCACCGTATTTCATGCCGCCATGGGTCAGGGTAGGTCCGTCCTCCACCACCAGCACCCGTTTTCCTCTTATCATCTCAGGGTGCTCCACCGTGACAGGCGAAGCCGAGTCAATTATCCTGGCGCCCGGGTTGACCTCCAAAATATTTCGGCGCACCTGCTCGATCTTTTCCAGTTCCGCAGTATCCTGCTTATTGATCAACACCACATCAGCCATTCGCAGGTTGATCTCTCCAGGGTAATATGTAAGCCCGTCCCCGGCCCGGTGCGGATCTGCCACCACAATGCTCAGGTCAGGTTTAAAGAACGAAAAATCATTATTACCACCGTCCCATACCACGATATCTGCCTCTGCTTCGGCTCTTTGCAGTATCTTTTCATAATCCACACCTGCAAACACAGTACAGCCCGCATCTATATGGGTCTCATATTCCTCCCTCTCTTCTATGGTAGTACCCATGGCATCCAGGTCCTCGTAACATGAAAAACACTGCACTGCCTGTTTTACCAGGTCCCCGTATGGCATTGGGTGTCTTACTACAGCCGAGGTCTTACCCAGCTTTCGCAGTATCTGGCATACTTTTTTACTCACAGAGGTCTTACCGCTGCCTGTACGCACTGCACATACCGATATCACAGGTTTGCTGCTCGTTATCTGGGTGGAATCGGGTCCCTGCATAATAAAATCAGCACCAGCGGCATTGACCATTGCGTCTTTGGACATAACATAATGATACGGCACATCACTATAGGCGAATACTACCTGGTCAATGGAGTGCGAATGTATCAGGTCAATAAGCTCAGCTTCCGGGTATATGGGAATGCCGTCAGGATACAGGTCGCCTGCAAGTACGGCTGGATATGTCCTGCCCTCTATATCTGGTATCTGGGTGGCAGTGAACGCTGCCACATGGTAGGCAGGATTGTCCCTGAAACATACATTGAAATTATGGAAATCACGACCTGCCGCCCCCATTATTATAACTTTAGTTAAATTTTCACTCATATAGTTGTCCTCATCCTGTTCGTTCCTCGTGCTGTTCGTTATATTTGTAATAATATTTGCTCTTACATATTCAATTATTCTGGCATAATATTAAATCCCATTTTCCTGAAATCTTCATCAAAAGTAAAAGCATCATTAATGCCCATGCTTTTCATCAATGCAAAACTGGTACAATCGGTAAAGCTCAATTGCTTGTCATTATTTTTCTCAAAGATGACCAGTGCATCTTCATAGACACTTTCATCAACTCTCCGCAACTCAATAATTTTCGAACTGTGGATATTTTGCCCCCAGTTGACAGCCTGGGCATGTCCCACCTTGAACCTGATCCTGGTCAAAGTTTCATCTACGATATAATCTGAGGTGATAAGCCTTGTTGGCCTAAATTTTCCATTTTGCATATCCATCAGGAAGCTCTGGGCTGCTTTGTAGTAGCTATCCCTGTCATTTGCCAGTGCCAGAAATGCAGAAGTGTCTATGAAAAGCACACCTCATACCTCGTATATCCGGTCATGTTTCTCTGATAGTTGCTCATCACTTGAGAACATCCCTGATGTCTTGAAGAAAGGGTCATCCTTGTCAAGCCCTGACTTACTCCTTACCCAGAACAATACAGCCTCCCTGACAGCATCCTTTAATGTGAGATGTTTCTCATCAGCCACTTTTTTCAGCCTTGAATATTCATAATCTTCCAGTTTTACCTGTACATTTTTGAATGACATGATATACCAACATGTAATATCAACATCTCATCATAAAATATTATCGTCTGATGAAATCCTGTAATTCAAATAATTAACCCCCGGTCTGTCAAGTAAGATCAACAGGGCTGGCAGCAGCGTCAGGGTCAACAACAATATCATCAGGATGGATGAGAATGCAATAATACCGAACCATACCATCAGCGGGAAGGGTGACAGCATCATGGCGGCAAACCCGCCTGATGTAGTCAGTCCGGAGGTCACGATGGCCTTACCTATCCGTGAGATAGTGGTTTGGATAGCATCCCGTGGTTCGGCCCCGTTTTCCCTTTCTTCCTTATAGCGGTGCATGATATGGATGGAATAGTCCACTCCCAGGCCCAGGATGATACTGTTGGTACTGATACTGAGGGTGGTCTGGGGGATGCCCAGTATCCACATCAGGGCTCCGCTTATGGCTATCACCACGATTATAGGGGCCATCGGGATAAGCGCCCTTACTACTGACCCAAATATCAGGAACATGGCCAGGAATACAAACACAAAACTAAGAAGAGTCATACGTATCTGGCCGTCGGTCATGGTATGGCCGATCTCATTGTTCAGTAACGGTTCTCCTGTTATGGTAATATCCATATCCGGTTGTATAAATTCTATAGAAGAGTGAATATTATTAAGGGCATCATCCAGTCTTTTTCCATCCAGGTGTTCCACTGTCAGGTCGATGACCCCGAGGGTAGCATACGGATAATTTACCAGCTTTCGCCTCTTGGCAGGGTCCATTTCATCTATCAGGTGCAAAATATCCTGGTTATCAGGCAGGCTGTCCCCGTCTGACAGAACTGAGGCCAGACTGCCTGTATGCTGCACAGCAGGTTCATGTGCCTGTAAATAATCGGATAGGGTAAGCATTTCCTGCAATGTTTTTCTGGAGGTGATATCGTCAGACCTTATTACAAGGGAAATAGTATCGGTACCGCCTGTCAGGTCTCGCATTTCCTCCATGAACCTTATGGCCTGGATATCCTGGGGGAAATATTGATAGAAATCTGTAAGTGTATCCACCTTTGGATACATTGCTGCACTTGAAAAGGTCACGCCGATAACGAGCAGCAGGATAAATATAGGATGCTTTGTAGAATTACGGGCAGTATATCTAAGAATCCTGTCCAGTGCATTTGGGGCAGGTTTTTGGTACCCTGAACTGCCTTTATCTACCAGTTTCAAGACAGCAGGGATGAACCAGATTGCAGTAATATATGACAGGACAAGCCCTATGGATATGGCCATGCCGAAATATTCCAGGTCTGGAATATTGGCGAAATACATACTGCTAAAGCCAACAAGGGTGGTGACAATGGCAAGTCCCACAGCCTTACCCATGCGGGTGATGGAGACCTCGATGGCCTCATCCACACCCAGTCCTTTTGAGCGTTCTTCTTCGTACCTGGTCATGACCTGGATGCCGTAATCGATACCCAGTCCTATCAAGACACTTAAAAATCCTGTCAGTATCATGGACATGGGTATTTCCAGCACACCCATGAGACCGAAGGCCATAGCCAGTGCAATGGTGACTGCCATGAGTGGCAAAAACGGCAGATACCTTCCCCTGACAATTGTCCTGAAAAATATGTACAATATTGTGATCATTAATATTAGTGCCACACCGAACATCATGCCCATGCTCATACCCATGATCATCCCAAGCTGGTAG encodes the following:
- a CDS encoding TIGR02646 family protein, producing MKHIVKVQDTPLFDEWKALDDYEWKKTYDDLVNPEKKEVKDSLMKEQGYICCYCERRLTNDDSHIEHFNPQSNNSVDTLNYTNMLCSCQDQLKKGEPRHCGISKGTWFDKDLLISPLDSNSEGRFAYTADGKIQPADEFDAAATKTIEKLKLDIGLLNDFRNKAIEPFLDNDLDDGEVSRFVNGYLKKNSGEMFGEFWTTINYIFVQNVK
- a CDS encoding AbrB/MazE/SpoVT family DNA-binding domain-containing protein, producing the protein MEIVNIDKAGRIVIPSAIRKKMKLNKGSKLLIADVENDLLIIKKINIEELAKQLEKDFKNIDIDTIVDKVQSDIKKKIKKKHPSVFG
- a CDS encoding AAA family ATPase yields the protein MKVVKLNLTNFRDAQALSLELNPKLNVFVGVNGSGKSTVLDAIAIMLSWPASRIIRPGASGRPITENDITNGKSSSSIKLSSEIDSKTIEWKLAKNRKGHAASEDKSNLHDLKDYVTAIQKQISETSEKVNIPLFVYYPVNRAVLDIPLRIRGQHSFDLLTAYDNALTTGANFRTFFEWFRVREDLENEMYREFQDFETFFERIKKINDFERGYSREYPNVPIKPTDSQFLDPQLEAVRNALSKILPDFSNITVRRSPLRMEVEKNGKRLTVNQLSGGELNLIAMIGDLARRMAIANPDSTKPLEGSGIVLIDEIDLHLHPKWQRMIVPKLLDVFPNCQFIISTHSPHVITHVQPECLFLLKQTDLGIVVDKPNESYGKNVDRVLEDLMGLKTTRPEEVASELDSIFKTIDTGNKEDAQKKIAKLKLKIGADPELVKAEVLMKRRELIGK
- a CDS encoding RND family transporter → SSAAGRVTEKEASSQEALQAAYDSGILEGIIPRRDTALIIVQVPELEQPGAIAVDMEKAIDFVDRPPGVAVEASGGPMLDYQLGMIMGMSMGMMFGVALILMITILYIFFRTIVRGRYLPFLPLMAVTIALAMAFGLMGVLEIPMSMILTGFLSVLIGLGIDYGIQVMTRYEEERSKGLGVDEAIEVSITRMGKAVGLAIVTTLVGFSSMYFANIPDLEYFGMAISIGLVLSYITAIWFIPAVLKLVDKGSSGYQKPAPNALDRILRYTARNSTKHPIFILLLVIGVTFSSAAMYPKVDTLTDFYQYFPQDIQAIRFMEEMRDLTGGTDTISLVIRSDDITSRKTLQEMLTLSDYLQAHEPAVQHTGSLASVLSDGDSLPDNQDILHLIDEMDPAKRRKLVNYPYATLGVIDLTVEHLDGKRLDDALNNIHSSIEFIQPDMDITITGEPLLNNEIGHTMTDGQIRMTLLSFVFVFLAMFLIFGSVVRALIPMAPIIVVIAISGALMWILGIPQTTLSISTNSIILGLGVDYSIHIMHRYKEERENGAEPRDAIQTTISRIGKAIVTSGLTTSGGFAAMMLSPFPLMVWFGIIAFSSILMILLLTLTLLPALLILLDRPGVNYLNYRISSDDNIL
- a CDS encoding PIN domain-containing protein: MVDTNLFIAAVKNTKKETKSLRLLLELINDTNVILIGNEFLIMEMEKYAKVFESDSGKVIIHKLIDKMKVVDVDEKFLHICKPYFPEDELIDIYHAATCLQDGAILITNDKHFDKINTDKIIEVWSISKTIEEFEI
- a CDS encoding type II toxin-antitoxin system VapC family toxin, whose translation is MLSVDEYFIDTNIFMYAAGKHHEFKEPCVDILSSIQSGELKAAIDTEVFQEIIYRYHHINLPDKGADLAWSMMDLGLNVLPVTKKEIEISLYFYQQYRAKGVLSRDIIHAATMVQNGLETIVSVDRHFDIIEEVQRMAPSDLI
- the arcC gene encoding carbamate kinase, translating into MSLIVAALGGNAIIRPGQKGTIQEQFDNTFESMGHIAHLVRAGHRVVLTHGNGPQVGFIMVQVEAARGKAPYMPLNVDVAQSQGSMGYMIAQSLINQLKDHHLDIRVAPVVTQVLVDPDDPAFEHPTKPVGPFYSRVEADEFERCGHIVVEDSGRGWRRVVASPVPVDIVEAEVIRELVADGVIVVACGGGGIPVVEEDGDLKGVDAVIDKDLASSLLAAVIGADVVMFLTTVDKVSLNYNTPGQVELDRLTVEEARVYLAEGQFPPGSMGPKIQAAVEFVEQGGERAVVCRSEGVVEALEGRGGTVVEG
- a CDS encoding type II toxin-antitoxin system VapC family toxin; this translates as MLFIDTSAFLALANDRDSYYKAAQSFLMDMQNGKFRPTRLITSDYIVDETLTRIRFKVGHAQAVNWGQNIHSSKIIELRRVDESVYEDALVIFEKNNDKQLSFTDCTSFALMKSMGINDAFTFDEDFRKMGFNIMPE
- a CDS encoding GTPase; translated protein: MSENLTKVIIMGAAGRDFHNFNVCFRDNPAYHVAAFTATQIPDIEGRTYPAVLAGDLYPDGIPIYPEAELIDLIHSHSIDQVVFAYSDVPYHYVMSKDAMVNAAGADFIMQGPDSTQITSSKPVISVCAVRTGSGKTSVSKKVCQILRKLGKTSAVVRHPMPYGDLVKQAVQCFSCYEDLDAMGTTIEEREEYETHIDAGCTVFAGVDYEKILQRAEAEADIVVWDGGNNDFSFFKPDLSIVVADPHRAGDGLTYYPGEINLRMADVVLINKQDTAELEKIEQVRRNILEVNPGARIIDSASPVTVEHPEMIRGKRVLVVEDGPTLTHGGMKYGAGTIGANKAGAREIVDPRPYTVGSITETFNKYPDTGALLPAMGYSPQQVRDLEETINRVDCDAVVIGTPIDLTREISINKPATRVRYEIKEIGEITLETVIDEFLRVGA